One genomic window of Plasmodium coatneyi strain Hackeri chromosome 12, complete sequence includes the following:
- a CDS encoding Er lumen protein retaining receptor 1 gives MKGVNDFMRKVNDVEKMKRYLSDHSASIKIYCFFLLIVFVFYHLFSDGDFSFLLTLSSVISMFSFLMVFVKIEMKKSCAGVSLKMMECYVVLNTARLFSIVPFEGYLPYDRSGDWLYQLVEAISLFINCCIVYLCRYKYKNSYDSTNDIFNNLFLIIPAFVIAIFVHPSLNSFFPADVAWSFALYLESVCVLPQLSMFQKEGKVAAFTTHFLASQALSKVLSFLFWIVSHKELNSSDNIIKSYVGVWVVIMQIVQLVLMGDFIYHYIRCLSKGVSFDNLLNENV, from the exons ATGAAGGGCGTAAACGACTTCATGCGAAAAGTGAACGAcgtagaaaaaatgaaaaggtacTTGTCAGACCACAGCGCgtccataaaaatatactgcTTCTTCCTGCTGATCGTATTTGTATTTTACCACTTATTTTCCGATGgagatttttccttcctgttaACCTTATCGTCGGTGATTAGcatgttttccttcctcatggTTTTCGTGAAAatcgaaatgaaaaagtctTGTGCAGGGGTGTCTCTGAAGATGATGGAATGTTACGTTGTCTTGAATACCGCCAGACTGTTCTCCATCGTACCATTCGAAGGATACCTGCCATACGATCGAAGTGGGGATTGGCTTTACCAGCTGGTCGAAGCCATTTCACTATTCATCAATTGCTGTATCGTGTACCTGTGCAGATATAAATACAAAAACAGCTACGACAGCACGAACGATATTTTTAACAACCTCTTTTTAATCATCCCCGCCTTTGTCATCGCTATTTTTGTGCACCCCTCGCTCAACTCCTTTTTCCCGGCTGAT GTCGCCTGGTCATTTGCCCTGTACCTGGAGTCCGTGTGCGTGCTACCGCAGTTGTCCATGTTTCAGAAGGAG GGCAAAGTGGCAGCTTTTACCACCCACTTCTTGGCCTCACAAGCCCTTTCAAAG GTTTTgtctttcctcttctggaTTGTGTCACATAAAGAGTTGAATTCCTCGGACAACATC ATCAAGTCGTATGTCGGCGTGTGGGTCGTAATCATGCAAATCGTCCAACTGGTGCTTATGGGAGACTTCATATATCACTACATTCGATGCCTGAGCAAGGGAGTCTCCTTTGACAACCtgttaaatgaaaatgtgtGA
- a CDS encoding Elongation factor Tu: MISAKGNLRVVLPGGGFPSLVRSASRVVDGLGSGHPGGRGNHYFSIQERRRHAFFLPRRYFAIGVFERKKPHMNIGTIGHVDHGKTTLTAAITKVCANLNRGTFKSYEEIDKTPEEQKRGITINATHVEYETEKRHYSHIDCPGHLDYVKNMITGTSQMDGSILVVSAYDGLMPQTKEHVLLSRQIGIEKMIVYLNKIDMCEDKELVDLVELEIRELLSFHKYDGDNIPFIKGSALKALNDDQSEYGVPSILKLLDACDNYIDEPKRKMDLPFLMSIDDVLQISGKGTVATGRVEQGTLKVNDSVEIMGIKEKPIKTVVTGIEMFRKTLDAAQAGDQIGVMLKNVKRNDITRGMVITKVPNLKTYKSFESDVYVLKNEEGGRKNPFSSYYRPQAYIRTADVNCAVILNEDTQVANPGDNIKCTIELMYPLALASGLRFSLREGGKTVASGIITKVI; this comes from the coding sequence ATGATAAGCGCAAAAGGGAACCTGCGGGTGGTGCTTCCAGGGGGTGGTTTCCCCTCGTTGGTCCGTTCTGCAAGTCGGGTAGTTGACGGATTAGGAAGTGGCCATCCCGGTGGAAGGGGTAATCATTACTTTTCCATTCAGGAGAGGAGAAGACATGCGTTCTTCCTCCCGAGGAGATATTTCGCCATAGGAGTTTtcgaaaggaagaagccTCATATGAATATAGGAACGATCGGCCATGTGGATCACGGAAAGACTACCCTAACTGCAGCGATAACAAAAGTCTGTGCAAATTTAAACAGGGGGACATTCAAATCGTATGAAGAAATAGATAAAACGCCAGAAGAGCAAAAGAGAGGAATTACAATCAATGCAACACATGTAGAATACGAGACAGAAAAAAGACACTACAGTCATATAGACTGTCCAGGACATTTAGActatgtgaaaaatatgatCACCGGTACGTCACAAATGGACGGATCGATTCTAGTGGTGTCTGCTTATGATGGGTTGATGCCACAGACGAAAGAACACGTCTTATTATCGAGACAAATtggaatagaaaaaatgatcgTCTATTTGAATAAAATAGATATGTGTGAGGATAAGGAGCTGGTCGATTTGGTTGAGTTAGAAATAAGAGAATTGCTCTCCTTCCATAAATACGATGGGGATAATATCCCCTTCATCAAAGGGTCAGCTCTAAAAGCGTTAAATGACGACCAGTCTGAATACGGAGTgccttccattttgaagcTACTAGATGCATGCGATAACTACATTGATGAGccgaagaggaaaatggaTCTCCCCTTTCTTATGAGCATAGATGATGTTTTGCAAATTTCCGGAAAAGGGACAGTCGCCACGGGGAGAGTAGAACAAGGAACATTAAAGGTAAATGATTCCGTTGAAATTATGGGAATAAAGGAGAAGCCAATTAAAACGGTTGTCACGGGAATAGAGATGTTTAGGAAAACGCTAGATGCAGCTCAAGCGGGAGATCAAATTGGAGTCAtgttgaaaaatgtaaaaagaaacGACATAACCAGAGGGATGGTAATTACAAAAGTGCCCAACCTTAAGACATACAAATCGTTTGAAAGTGATGTTTACGTTTTGAAGAATGAGGAGGGAGGTAGGAAGAACCCATTTTCATCCTACTACAGACCCCAGGCTTACATACGAACGGCAGATGTAAATTGCGCTGTCATTCTGAATGAGGATACGCAGGTCGCCAATCCGGGGGATAATATAAAGTGCACGATTGAGCTCATGTATCCTTTAGCTCTTGCTAGTGGGTTGCGCTTTTCCCTGCGGGAAGGTGGTAAGACCGTCGCTTCGGGGATCATAACGAAGGTCATCTAA